A window of the Sphaerobacter thermophilus DSM 20745 genome harbors these coding sequences:
- a CDS encoding lysophospholipid acyltransferase family protein: MWTLRVLQVVAFLTPYVPAAIGYTICWFIGVILGGLNVRARRNVLCNLRRVLPTAGPIRLRWQALRVFVSVVTNYYDLIRLGHMDRDRVLAMFETEGIEHLTAALTRGRGVIILAAHVGNYNVVPSLPVARGYPTAVVAERVHPEELYTYVNELRASLGVQVIPPGSESLRPIIRLLRRNGILILAGDRDVVGSGMPVPLFGEPARLPTGPVLLAMRTGAALIPAGTVRKGSRRSLAFVEPAIEMVDTGDWDVDLRVNMIRMAEALERMIRRDPGQWAVLQPVWDTTTPADEGAPRAPRRRTRGRQEPAEPSASTTR; encoded by the coding sequence ATGTGGACCCTGCGCGTGCTCCAGGTCGTCGCCTTCCTGACGCCGTATGTCCCGGCCGCGATCGGCTACACGATCTGCTGGTTCATCGGGGTCATTCTCGGTGGGCTCAACGTCCGCGCCCGCCGGAACGTGCTGTGTAACCTGCGCCGGGTTCTCCCCACAGCCGGCCCGATCCGGCTCCGGTGGCAGGCGCTGCGCGTCTTCGTCAGTGTCGTCACCAACTATTACGACCTGATCCGCCTCGGCCACATGGATCGCGACCGCGTGCTGGCGATGTTCGAGACCGAGGGCATCGAACACCTGACGGCCGCGCTGACGCGTGGCCGCGGAGTCATCATTCTGGCTGCCCATGTCGGTAACTACAACGTCGTCCCCAGTCTGCCGGTGGCCCGCGGCTACCCGACCGCGGTCGTGGCCGAGCGGGTGCATCCGGAGGAGCTCTACACCTATGTCAACGAGCTGCGGGCCAGCCTCGGGGTTCAGGTGATTCCGCCCGGCTCCGAATCCCTGCGGCCGATCATCCGCCTGCTGCGTCGCAACGGCATCCTCATCCTCGCCGGGGACCGCGACGTGGTCGGGAGCGGCATGCCGGTGCCGCTCTTCGGCGAACCGGCCCGCCTGCCGACGGGCCCGGTGCTCCTCGCCATGCGCACCGGCGCGGCGCTCATCCCGGCCGGCACGGTACGCAAGGGCAGCCGGCGGTCGCTTGCCTTCGTCGAGCCGGCGATCGAGATGGTCGACACCGGCGACTGGGATGTCGACCTGCGAGTGAACATGATCCGGATGGCCGAGGCACTGGAGCGGATGATCAGACGCGATCCGGGCCAGTGGGCCGTGCTCCAGCCTGTCTGGGACACCACCACGCCCGCGGACGAGGGCGCGCCACGAGCGCCACGCCGCAGGACCCGCGGGCGTCAGGAACCGGCCGAGCCTTCAGCGTCCACCACGCGATAG
- a CDS encoding DNA repair helicase XPB gives MIFQRDRTVLVSTGAATYPEARDGIRQFAELVHAAGAYHTYRITELALWSAAAGGLTAEEIIAFLERYGEHPPPLTLVAFIQEVIGRYGLLRLTGPLGGLRLTGPDRGLLARVADAHGLAWDGDALVVPDSQRGAIKRALADEGYPVVDEAVLAASAPVAFALRPDVRLRPYQAEAVRRFVERAVTGGVVLLPCGAGKTVVGVAIAAVLQSATLIVTPSRTIGEQWQRHLREMTTLPPDSVGEYVPGREPPPVTVVTYQRLTARANGRQATLGALLDWPWGLVIYDEVHALPAEIFRQSASLQSRRRLGLTATLVREDGRERDVFSLVGPTVFSVPWRDLERRGWISPVDCVEVRVRPPATGAASADRILAAKLRVVRRLARRHAGEPTLVVAHRLIEVAAAARALGVPMVTGQTPAAERRALYDAFRRGEIRCLALSRVANVGVDLPDAAVLIQISGAFGSRQEEAQRLGRLLRPKESGRRAVFYSLVVPGTREVEFAARRQRFLVDQGYRYRVVDAEGSAGS, from the coding sequence TTGATCTTTCAACGGGACCGGACGGTGCTGGTGTCGACCGGCGCCGCCACCTACCCCGAGGCTCGGGACGGTATTCGCCAGTTCGCAGAACTCGTACACGCGGCGGGGGCGTACCACACCTACCGCATCACTGAGCTGGCGCTCTGGTCAGCCGCGGCCGGTGGGCTGACGGCTGAGGAGATCATCGCGTTCCTGGAGCGGTATGGCGAGCATCCTCCGCCGCTCACCCTGGTCGCCTTCATCCAGGAGGTCATCGGACGCTACGGGCTGCTGCGGCTGACCGGCCCACTGGGGGGGCTGCGGCTGACGGGGCCCGACCGAGGGCTTCTGGCGCGCGTGGCTGATGCGCACGGGCTGGCGTGGGACGGCGACGCGCTGGTGGTGCCGGACTCCCAGCGGGGCGCGATCAAGCGTGCGCTGGCCGATGAGGGCTACCCGGTCGTAGACGAGGCGGTGCTGGCAGCCTCGGCGCCGGTGGCGTTCGCGCTCCGACCGGACGTCCGGCTCCGTCCCTACCAGGCCGAGGCGGTGCGGCGCTTTGTTGAGCGGGCAGTGACCGGCGGGGTGGTGCTACTGCCCTGCGGTGCGGGCAAGACGGTCGTCGGCGTGGCGATCGCCGCGGTGCTCCAGTCGGCCACGCTGATCGTGACACCCAGCCGGACGATTGGAGAGCAGTGGCAGCGTCACCTGCGGGAGATGACGACCCTACCTCCGGATTCGGTCGGAGAGTACGTCCCCGGGCGGGAGCCTCCTCCGGTGACGGTGGTCACCTACCAGCGCCTGACTGCTCGCGCAAACGGGCGACAGGCCACGCTGGGCGCCCTGCTCGACTGGCCGTGGGGGCTGGTCATCTACGACGAGGTCCATGCCCTGCCCGCCGAGATCTTCCGGCAGAGCGCCAGCCTCCAGTCGCGGCGGCGACTGGGGCTGACGGCGACACTGGTGCGGGAGGACGGACGGGAGCGCGACGTCTTTTCACTGGTCGGGCCGACGGTCTTCTCTGTGCCGTGGCGCGACTTGGAGCGCCGCGGGTGGATCTCCCCGGTCGATTGTGTCGAGGTGCGCGTTCGGCCTCCGGCTACGGGCGCGGCCAGCGCGGATCGCATCCTCGCGGCCAAGCTGCGGGTGGTGCGGCGTCTGGCGCGGCGGCATGCGGGTGAGCCGACGCTGGTGGTGGCGCACCGGTTGATCGAGGTGGCCGCCGCAGCGCGTGCCCTGGGTGTGCCCATGGTGACCGGCCAGACCCCGGCAGCGGAGCGACGGGCGCTGTACGACGCGTTTCGGCGTGGCGAGATCCGCTGCCTGGCGCTGTCGCGCGTGGCGAACGTCGGGGTGGACCTGCCCGATGCCGCCGTGCTGATCCAGATCTCCGGTGCGTTCGGGTCGCGGCAGGAAGAGGCCCAGCGGCTGGGGCGGCTGCTGCGGCCGAAGGAGTCCGGGCGGCGGGCGGTGTTCTACTCGCTGGTCGTGCCCGGGACGCGCGAGGTCGAGTTCGCGGCCCGCCGTCAGCGCTTCCTGGTCGACCAGGGGTATCGCTATCGCGTGGTGGACGCTGAAGGCTCGGCCGGTTCCTGA
- a CDS encoding acetyl-CoA hydrolase/transferase family protein, translated as MRIMDAAAAVELVEPGNRVYVHEAAMVPTTLLDALVERAPELRDVEIVHLHTEAPAPYVAPEMEGHLRHNAFFIGANVRAAVNEGRADYTPVFLSEIPALIADGTLPIDVAFIQVSPPDRHGFCRLGASVACARAAVDHARIVIAEFNPRVPRTLGNSAVHVSRITAAVEVDRPLPSHPIRPFGPIEQAIGEHVAALVPNGATLQMGIGTIPNAVLAALRHHEDLGVHTEMFTDGLIDLIEAGVITNRAKSRFRGRVVTSFAVGTDRLFSFVDGNPFVEFHPSDIVNDPREIRQQSKMVAINSAIQIDLTGQVCADSIGEQMYSGIGGQMDFVQGALRSPGGKAIIALPSTAKGGTISRIVPRLDPGAGVVTTRGHVQWVVTEYGAVNLRGRTLRERAELLISIAHPDFRPDLRAAAVARRLFAVSE; from the coding sequence ATGCGGATCATGGACGCGGCAGCAGCCGTCGAGCTGGTCGAACCCGGCAACAGGGTCTACGTCCATGAAGCGGCGATGGTCCCAACCACTCTCCTCGACGCCCTGGTTGAGCGCGCCCCGGAGCTGCGCGACGTCGAGATCGTCCACCTGCACACCGAAGCGCCGGCTCCCTATGTGGCGCCCGAGATGGAGGGCCACCTGCGCCACAATGCCTTCTTCATCGGCGCCAACGTCCGGGCCGCCGTCAACGAAGGCCGCGCCGACTACACTCCCGTTTTCCTCTCCGAGATCCCTGCTCTGATCGCCGACGGCACGCTCCCGATCGACGTCGCCTTCATCCAGGTCTCCCCGCCCGACCGGCACGGCTTCTGCCGGCTGGGTGCCTCGGTGGCCTGCGCCCGCGCCGCGGTCGACCACGCCCGCATCGTCATCGCCGAGTTCAACCCCCGGGTGCCGCGCACGCTCGGCAACTCCGCCGTCCACGTGAGCCGCATTACTGCCGCCGTAGAGGTGGACCGCCCGCTCCCATCCCACCCGATCCGGCCCTTCGGCCCGATCGAGCAGGCGATCGGCGAGCACGTCGCGGCGCTGGTCCCCAACGGCGCCACTCTTCAGATGGGCATCGGCACGATCCCGAACGCCGTCCTGGCCGCACTGCGCCATCACGAGGATCTGGGCGTCCATACGGAGATGTTCACCGACGGCCTGATCGACCTTATCGAGGCGGGCGTGATCACCAACCGCGCCAAGTCGCGCTTTCGCGGCCGCGTCGTCACGTCCTTCGCCGTCGGGACAGACCGGCTGTTCTCCTTCGTCGATGGCAACCCCTTCGTCGAATTCCACCCCAGCGACATCGTCAACGATCCCAGGGAGATCCGGCAGCAGTCGAAGATGGTGGCGATCAACTCCGCCATCCAGATCGACCTGACCGGTCAGGTCTGTGCCGACTCCATCGGCGAGCAGATGTACAGCGGCATCGGCGGGCAGATGGACTTCGTGCAGGGCGCGCTGCGCTCCCCCGGCGGGAAGGCCATCATCGCGCTTCCCTCCACGGCCAAGGGCGGCACCATCTCCCGCATCGTGCCCCGGCTCGACCCCGGCGCCGGGGTCGTCACCACCCGCGGGCATGTGCAGTGGGTCGTGACCGAGTACGGCGCGGTGAACCTGCGTGGGCGCACCCTGCGCGAACGGGCCGAGTTGCTCATCAGCATCGCGCACCCGGACTTCCGCCCGGACCTCCGCGCGGCGGCCGTCGCCCGGCGCCTGTTCGCGGTGTCTGAGTAA
- the gyrA gene encoding DNA gyrase subunit A has translation MDIGTVRQIDIDVEMRRSYLDYAMSVIVQRALPDVRDGLKPVQRRILYAMHEMGLRPQSRFRKSAGIVGEVLKLYHPHSDSAVYDALVRMVQPFSLRYPLVEGQGNFGSVDGDSAAAMRYTEAKLAAISEEMLQDIDKNTVDFKPNYDGEAQEPVVLPAKLPNLLVNGAAGIAVGMATNIPPHNLAEVCDGLIMLIDNPEATSDDLLEVIQGPDFPTGGVILGREGIRAAYATGKGRVVIRARTHIEEMPRGNRYQIIVTELPYQVNKAALLEKIAELVKAGRIEGIHDLRDESDRTGMRMVIELKRDAQPQRVLNALFKHTQLQQTFGVNMLALVDGTQPRVLTLRRLLQLYLDHRQEVVRRRTEHELGRARRRAHILEGLKIALDHLDEVIQTIRQSQTIESARTNLINRFGFTEVQANAILDMQLRRLAALERHKIENEYRDLLKEIAGLEELLADPAKILAVIREELVQLRDKFGDERRTLIQDVSGEITDEDLIPDVSVLVMITNRGYVKRIADGTYRQQHRGGRGVTGMTLREEDGVHRIVAARTHDSLLFFTDRGRVFQLKVWELPDSGRTARGIPVINLIGIEPGETITALLPVRDFASARYLFMCTRNGRVKRTRLDQFASVRSSGLIAIGLEEGDELAWVRLTSGNDELILVTEQGQAIRFKETDVRPMGRPAAGVIGIRMEPGDRVIAAEVVQPDQDLLVVSANGYGKRTALSEFRVQGRGGQGVTAMKITERNGPVAAARVVTDTDSIMLVSLRGMVIRVPAEQISRIGRMTQGVSIMRLQEQDQVASVTVIRTPEDAEMADLEEASADTSETAGAARDEAAGE, from the coding sequence GTGGATATCGGAACCGTGCGGCAGATTGACATCGACGTGGAGATGCGTCGCTCGTATCTCGATTACGCCATGAGCGTAATCGTGCAGCGAGCGCTGCCCGACGTCCGCGACGGCCTCAAACCGGTCCAGCGGCGCATCCTCTACGCCATGCACGAGATGGGCCTGCGCCCACAGTCCCGCTTCCGCAAGAGTGCCGGTATCGTCGGGGAGGTCCTGAAGCTCTATCACCCCCACAGCGACAGCGCCGTCTACGACGCGCTGGTCCGCATGGTGCAGCCCTTCTCCCTGCGCTACCCCCTGGTCGAGGGGCAAGGCAACTTCGGCTCGGTCGACGGCGACAGCGCGGCCGCCATGCGCTACACCGAGGCCAAGCTGGCAGCCATCTCCGAGGAGATGCTCCAGGACATCGACAAGAACACCGTCGACTTCAAGCCGAACTACGACGGCGAGGCGCAGGAACCGGTCGTCCTCCCTGCCAAGCTGCCCAACCTGCTGGTCAACGGTGCCGCCGGCATCGCCGTCGGCATGGCGACCAACATCCCGCCGCACAATCTCGCCGAGGTCTGCGACGGCCTCATCATGCTGATCGACAACCCCGAGGCGACCAGCGATGACTTGCTCGAGGTCATCCAGGGACCGGACTTCCCGACCGGCGGGGTCATCCTCGGCCGGGAAGGCATCCGCGCCGCCTACGCCACCGGTAAGGGGCGAGTCGTCATCCGCGCCCGGACCCACATCGAGGAGATGCCGCGCGGCAACCGCTACCAGATCATCGTGACCGAGCTGCCCTACCAGGTGAACAAGGCCGCGCTGCTGGAGAAGATCGCGGAACTCGTGAAGGCGGGCCGGATCGAGGGCATCCACGACCTACGCGACGAGTCCGACCGTACGGGCATGCGCATGGTTATCGAGCTGAAGCGTGATGCGCAGCCTCAGCGCGTCCTCAACGCGCTCTTCAAGCACACCCAGCTCCAGCAGACCTTCGGGGTCAACATGCTCGCTCTGGTGGACGGCACGCAGCCGCGCGTGCTCACTCTGCGTCGGCTGCTGCAGCTCTACCTCGACCACCGGCAGGAGGTCGTCCGCCGGCGCACCGAGCATGAGCTGGGCCGCGCCCGCCGCCGTGCGCACATCCTCGAAGGGCTCAAGATCGCGCTCGACCACCTCGACGAGGTGATCCAGACCATCCGGCAGTCGCAGACGATCGAGAGCGCGCGGACCAACCTCATCAATCGCTTCGGCTTCACCGAGGTCCAGGCCAACGCCATCCTCGACATGCAACTGCGCCGCCTGGCCGCGCTGGAGCGGCACAAGATCGAGAACGAGTACCGCGATTTGCTCAAGGAGATCGCCGGGCTGGAGGAGTTGCTGGCCGACCCGGCAAAGATCCTGGCGGTGATCCGGGAAGAGTTGGTCCAACTCCGCGACAAGTTCGGCGACGAGCGCCGCACGCTGATCCAGGACGTATCGGGCGAGATCACCGACGAGGACCTCATCCCCGACGTCAGCGTCCTGGTCATGATCACCAACCGCGGTTACGTCAAGCGGATCGCCGACGGCACCTACCGCCAGCAGCACCGCGGCGGCCGCGGCGTGACCGGGATGACCCTGCGCGAGGAGGACGGCGTCCACCGCATCGTCGCCGCCCGCACCCACGACAGCCTCCTCTTCTTCACCGACCGCGGCCGTGTCTTCCAGCTCAAGGTCTGGGAGTTGCCCGACTCCGGGCGCACCGCCCGCGGCATCCCGGTCATCAACCTGATTGGCATCGAACCGGGGGAGACGATCACAGCCCTGCTGCCGGTGCGCGACTTCGCGTCGGCTCGGTACCTCTTCATGTGCACCCGCAACGGCCGGGTCAAGCGCACCCGCCTCGACCAGTTCGCCTCCGTCCGCTCTTCCGGCCTGATCGCCATCGGCCTGGAGGAGGGCGATGAGCTTGCCTGGGTGCGGCTCACCTCTGGGAACGACGAGCTGATCCTGGTCACCGAGCAGGGGCAGGCGATCCGCTTCAAGGAGACGGATGTCCGTCCGATGGGCCGCCCCGCCGCCGGGGTGATCGGCATCCGCATGGAGCCGGGCGACCGCGTCATTGCCGCCGAGGTGGTGCAGCCGGATCAGGACCTCCTCGTGGTCTCAGCCAACGGCTACGGCAAGCGGACCGCCCTCTCGGAGTTCCGCGTCCAGGGCCGGGGCGGTCAGGGCGTCACCGCGATGAAGATCACCGAGCGCAACGGCCCGGTGGCCGCGGCCCGCGTCGTCACGGACACCGACTCCATCATGCTCGTCAGCTTGCGGGGAATGGTCATCCGGGTGCCGGCCGAGCAGATCTCGCGCATCGGCCGCATGACCCAGGGCGTGAGCATCATGCGCCTGCAGGAGCAGGACCAGGTCGCCTCGGTGACGGTCATCCGCACGCCGGAAGACGCCGAGATGGCGGACCTGGAGGAAGCCTCCGCCGACACATCCGAGACGGCCGGCGCAGCCCGCGACGAAGCGGCGGGCGAATAG
- the nadD gene encoding nicotinate-nucleotide adenylyltransferase, producing MARRQSARLGVFGGTFDPIHLGHLIIAEELRVRLGLERILFLPAARPPHKTDRHISPDEDRALMVEMAIAGNPHFGVSYVDLQRGGLSYTADSLEILTQEYPCHTLYFLMGQDSLRDFPNWHDPNRIARQALLGVALRPGVTVDIDAIVSRVPEAAGRITLVDVPLIQIASRVIRQRVHDGLPITYQVPREVEQYILRRGLYKDR from the coding sequence ATGGCCAGGCGCCAGAGCGCACGGCTCGGGGTCTTCGGCGGCACGTTCGACCCGATCCACCTGGGTCACCTCATCATCGCGGAGGAACTCCGCGTCCGCCTCGGGCTGGAGCGCATCCTCTTCCTCCCGGCCGCGCGCCCTCCCCACAAGACCGACCGCCACATCAGCCCGGACGAGGACCGCGCCCTGATGGTCGAGATGGCCATCGCCGGGAACCCGCACTTCGGCGTCTCCTACGTCGACCTCCAGCGCGGCGGCCTGTCCTACACCGCCGACAGCCTCGAGATCTTGACCCAAGAGTACCCCTGCCACACGCTCTACTTCCTGATGGGCCAGGACTCGCTGCGGGACTTCCCCAACTGGCACGACCCCAACCGCATCGCACGTCAGGCTCTCCTCGGCGTCGCCCTACGCCCCGGCGTCACCGTGGACATCGACGCCATCGTGTCACGCGTCCCCGAGGCCGCGGGCCGCATCACCCTCGTCGACGTGCCGCTGATCCAGATCGCCTCCCGCGTCATCCGCCAGCGCGTCCACGACGGCCTCCCCATCACCTACCAGGTCCCCCGCGAGGTCGAGCAGTACATCCTCCGCCGAGGGCTGTATAAGGACAGGTA